The sequence AGAAATGGCGAGTTTTATTCCTGTTTTTAAAATAGATTTAAAAACAGGATATGCCATCATTTCTTCTGCTTGGTGCTCAATTCCCAAATCGCGATGTGCAATCTCATCTTTATGGCATTTTTCAATAAGAGTTTGAAGTTCAATTTCATAATCTTCTCGGATTGAACGAAGTGTCTTAAGCTGATGTTGATAATGTTCATCTATGACCTCTTCGACAGCAACGGTACAAGCCATCATTGCTTTTTTTCCCAAAAGTGACGAAGCAACGCCAAGCCCAAATCCTGCAATGTGCCAAAATGGGGTAAGAGCTGTGGGAGGAATGTTATATTTTTCTGCAAGTTGATTAAAAAGGTGTAAATGATTTTCTTCT comes from Pseudomonadota bacterium and encodes:
- a CDS encoding demethoxyubiquinone hydroxylase family protein, with protein sequence MTSPLTPLIKSMIRVNQAGEYGAKRIYEGQLSLPLSSEDKSLIQEMLIEEENHLHLFNQLAEKYNIPPTALTPFWHIAGFGLGVASSLLGKKAMMACTVAVEEVIDEHYQHQLKTLRSIREDYEIELQTLIEKCHKDEIAHRDLGIEHQAEEMMAYPVFKSILKTGIKLAISLSKRF